The genomic DNA CGTGATAGCCCCCCTCATGCGCCCCGTGCGGGGCCGGCCGGGCGCGGCGATGATGCTGAAGCTGCCGATCAATCAAGAAGGGCGCGCCGGACACGTCGCCGATGGTCTTGGCGTTCTGCAGCACCTGCTGCTTGGGTGCCGCGGTCCGGGTGCTGTGCGCCTTCGATGGTCTTCGCGTTGGCTTGCAGGCTGACGCCCTCCTCCCGTCGTGTGTACCGGCGGCCTGCCTCTGGCTCTCGTCAGCCGCCGGCTTGCCTGAGCAGTTCAGCCGCGATCGAGAAGGGCGGCGCCGCCTTCGGAGACTTTCGGGCGTGCTTGACGATGGCCGCCTGGAGCGAGTGGTCGTCGGGCGACCGCGGGTAGGCGAGACGCACGGGCTCCTGCAGTTCGGGGGAAAGCTCGGTGAAGCGACCGCCGTCGGTGAAGACGCCCTTGTGGGTCAGGTAGGTCAGCAGGCCCATGCGGTCGGCGAGGCCGAGCGAGCTGTGCAGGGCGATGGCTTCCCAGACCCGGCTGATGTCGCCGTCAGGGACCCCGTGCTCGGCCAGCAGCTTTGCGGCGAGGTCCGCCCCTTCGACCTCGAATCGGGCATTGCCCTCGGCAAGCATCCCCAGCCCGAGGTCGTGCATGACTGTGGCGGCGAACAGCAGACCCTCGTCGTATGCCGCATCGCTCAGCAGGTCTTCTTGCTGAGCAGTCAGCCGTGCGAAGTAGAAACTGCGCAGGCTGTGTTCGGCAATCTGCCTGTCCACCGTCTCGTGCAGGATCGCGAGGGCTGCGTCGGGGATGTCGCCAGTCGGTACAACCAGAGGATCGTTCATGGCCCGAACCTAAGCTGCCGTCGCCGTCCACAAAAAGTGGCCCGTGGGCCTTCCTCCGCTGCCATTGGGCCATGATCTCTAGTGATGTGGCCGTGCCTCTGCGCCATCACGTTGTCGGATGACCTGCGCCTGGGGGGCTTGTTAGGCGGTGGCGGTTGTTGAGTGCGGGGCTGTGGACAGCCCGGACAGGTAGCGTTCGGCGTCCAGGGCAGCGGCACAGCCGGACCCGGCTGCGGTAATGGCCTGCCGGTATCGCGAATCGACGAGGTCTCCACAGGCGAAGACTCCATCGAGGTTCGTGTGCGTCGTGGGATGGGCGGCGCGCACGTAGCCAGCAGCATCGAGATCGACCTGGTCGCGGACGAGAGCGGACCGCGGGTCGTGTCCGATCGCTATGAACAGGCCCCTGACCGGCAGCTGCCGAGTCTCAGCCGTCACGGTGTCACGAAGGGTGACACCCTCGACTCGCTGGTCACCGACAATCTCCGTGACCTGCGAGTTCCATACGAACTCCAGTTTCGGGTCGGCGAAGGCTCGTTCTTGCATCGCCTTGGACGCGCGAAGCCCGTCGCGCCGATGAATCACGTAGACCTTCTCGGCGAACCGAGTCAGGAAGGTTGCCTCTTCCAGCGCGCTGTCCCCACCCCCCACGACGGCGATCTCCAGTCCGCGGAAGAAGAATCCATCGCACGTAGCGCACCAACTCACCCCGCGACCGGAGAGTCTGTCCTCGCCCGTCAGCCCCAGGTGGCGGTAGCCGGAACCCATGGCCAGCACAACCGCGCGGGCGTGATGGCTGCGACCGGAACTGTCGAGTACGGTCTTGACCGGTCCTGTCAGCTGGAGGCCGACGGCGTCATCGGGCACGAGGTGAGCGCCAAAACGTTCGGCCTGCTTCCGCATCTGGGCCATCAGCGTTGGCCCGTCGATGCCGTCGCCGAAACCGGGGAAGTTCTCGACCTCGGTGGTCGTCATGAGCGCCCCGCCGCTGGTCACCGAGCCTTCGAAGACCAGCGGCTTCAGCTGGGCCCGGGCGGCGTAGATCGCGGCGCTGTACCCGGCGGGGCCCGAGCCGACGACGATCAGTTCGTGGAGCTCGGAATCACCGGACATCGAAGCTGTCTCCCTTGACCGCCTTGCCCGACCCGCGAGCCCAGGACCACGCATAGCCCGGATCCTCGATGCCCGAGACGTCCGCGCCGAGCATGAGAGGCGCGAAGGTGTCGATCATGACCGCCGTTTCGTCCGTCGACTTCAGCGCAAGGGACTTCTCGTGGCTGCCGGGCTGGGGTCCGTGGATGTAGCCGGCAGGGTGCAGAGAGATCGAACCCTGGCTGATCCCGGTGCCGGCGCGGCTCATGAAATCCCCGGTGTAGAAGAGGACTTCGTCGGAGTCGACGTTGGAGTGCGCGTAGGGCACCTTGACGGCGTCGGGGTGGTAGTCGAACAGCCGCGGCACGAACGAGCAGATGACGAACCGCGGTCCCTCGAACGTGATGTAGGTCGGCGGCGGCAGATGCAGCGCGCCGGTCGAGGGCATGTAGTCGTGGATGTTCAGGGCGTACGGGTAGTTGTAGCCGTCCCAGCCGACCACGTCGAACGGGTGATACGCGTAGGCGTAGCGGGTGACGCCGGTCCGGGTCCGGACAAGCACATCGGCCTCACCCTCAGCCGGCGCGGGCAAGGACTCCGGACCACGAAGATCGCGCTCGTTGTAAGGCGAGCCGTCCAGGAACTGTCCCAGCGGCGACATGAAGCGCTTCGGCGGGCGGATGTGCCCTCCGCCCGTGCACTCGACGACAAGCAGACGCAACTCGTCCGAGGTCAGCCGCCACCGGTGGGTGGTTGAAGTGGGGATCACGACATAGTCGCCGTCACCGACCTCCATCGTTCCGTACGAGGACTCGAGTACGGCCGAGCCGGACTCGATGTAGCACAGCTCGTCGCCAACGGCGTTGCGGTAGAGACCGCTGCTGCGCACAGCCGCCACGTACAGCACCGACAGATCGGTGTTGGCCATGAGGAGATGACGGCCGGTCACCGGATCGTCGCCCACGCCCAGCTTGTGCGTGAGGATGTGACGCGGCAGCAGTGGAGAGTTCTTGACCTGCTCGCGGTTCTCGTACGCGACCTCTTCCGCATCTGTGATCACGGTGGGCAGGTTGCGGTGATACAGGAACGACTGGTTCCAGGTGAACCCTTCCTCGCCCTGCATCTCTTCGAAGAACAGGTTTCCTGCCGCGTCGCAGAACTGTGTGTGCCGGCGGCGAGGAACCTCACCCAGCCTTCGATAGAACACTTGGGCACCTCCGATAGTCGGTGAACGTGCGCATATATCGGTGGAGTCTGCGAGTCTTCGGTCTTCGTGTCAACCCCTCGCGGGTCCCGCCGGTGCGCGGTCGCCGATTGACAGCCGGGTGTCCCGGGGTTAGCTTGCTACCGATTAACGGTTTAGTCGTTCGATTATCGACTGGGGACGCAAGTGCGCGAGTTGATGACCGTTCCCATGGGAACGGAAACCAAGGCCACCGAGATCTACTCAGGTGTGGCACGGATGGCGGGTGTGCTGTGGTGTACCCGGGCGCGCGCCACACCGGGCAAGACTGCTTCGACTGCCGTCCTGGTCGTTCACCCGTCATCCAACTTCTTGGGGCACTACGCCTTGGACGCCTGGGCGCGGCGTGGTGTCGATGCGATCGCGATGACTACCCGGTACATCGGGAACGACAGCTCCCTCCTGCTGGAGAACTGCCTGCTCGACGTCGCCGCAGTGGTTGCTCAGCTGCGGAGAGAGGGTTACGAGCGGGTTGTACTCGTGGGCAACTCCGGAGGCGGCGGACTCGTCGCCCTGTACCAAGAACAGGCTGCGCGCGCCACCATCACCGCGTCCCCCGGCGGCAGCGGACCGGATCTGACCCAAGCCACGCTTCCCCCTGTCGATGCGCTGGTCACCTTGATGGCACATCCCGGCCGGGCGAATCTGCTGGTCGAGATGCTGGACCCGTCGATAGTGGATGAGAGCTCGCCGTTCGAGCGTGACGCGGATCTCGACATGTTCGACAAGCGCAATGAGCCTCCGTACGACCGTGAGTGGCTGGCGCGATACCGCGAAGCACAACGGGCCCGCAACGAACGGCTCACCGACTATGCGCTGGATCAGATCGCACGCGTCCGCGAGCTGAGCGACGGCCGTGTCAACGACGTTCCGATGGTGGTGCACGCCACGTGTGCCGACCCGCGAAACGTCGACCTCACCATCGATCCCTCGGACCGCGAGGCCGGCACGCTCTGGGGCGACGCGGCTGTTGCCAACCTGATCCCCACCACTCTCGGCCACTTCACCTCCGCACAGTCGTGGCTGTCCCAGTGGTCGCTTCGAACGAGCAACGGCAACGGTCCGCAACGACTCGCGCGAACCGACGTGCCGGTACACGTCATCTACGGAACCGCCGATCAAGCCTGCTTCCCTGAACACGCACGACAGCTCTTTGACGCTGTGCCGCACGGTCGCAAGAAGATCAGCGCCATCGCCGGAGGCAAGCACTACCTCAACGGGCAGGCCGAACTCACGGAAACCATGGCTGACGTCCTGGTCGGCTGGATCGAGGACACCCTGTGAGTCTGATCGGCACCATCGAGACCTCCTGGCACAAGATCCCCCTTGGCGGCGGCCGGGGAGGTTCGGGAGCGACCGAGGTCGATCTCATCCTGGTCACCGTCACCGACGACGACGGTGCCACAGGACTTGGCTTCACCTTCGGGCTGACCGGAGGCGCCGGCGCTGTCAGGCATTTGATCGACAACGACCTGACCGCACTCGTATTGGGCACACCGCTCGATCACTGGCCAGCCACCTGGGAAGCTGTCTGGTCGCGGACACACCGGCTGGGCAGGGGGCATGCTCTTCCGGCGCTGTCAGCTCTGGACCTGGCCATCCATGATCTTGAGGCGAAGCGGCGTGGTCTGCCCCTTTACCGGCATCTTGGCGTACACGCCGACACCGTCGAGATCTACGGCAGCGGACGCGCCACCCACCAGATGGACGTGGCTCAGCTCATCGAGGGCACGCAGCGCTATGTAGAGGAAGGACTGCGTGCCGTAAAGCTTCGGGCCGGAGCGCTCGGAGTCGAGGAGGACGTCGCCAGGATTGCCGCCGTGCGAGCGGCAGTGGGCGACGGTGTCCGGCTCATGGTCGACTGCAATGAGAGGCTCGACCTCCCCACTGCGCTCTGGTTCTCCCGGCGCCTCGCCGAACTCGATGTCTACTGGCTCGAAGAACCACTGCGCTCGGATGACATAGACGGCCACCGCCGGCTCGCTGAGCAGACCGGTCTGCCGATAGCAGTCGGTGAGCACCTTCTTGGCCGCTTCGAGTTCGCCCAGTACCTCCAGCAGGGTGCCGCGACAATCCTCCAACCCGACCCACCGCTGTGCGGTGGCGTGACGGAATGGCGCCGGATCTCGGCGATCGCCGAGGCGGGATCGGCCTTCTTGTCGCCGCACTTCCTGCCCGAACTCAACATCCACCTCGCGGCATCGGTGCCCAACTGCCCATACGTAGAGCACTTCCCGCTCATCGACGACGTTCTCCTCGAAACGATCGAGATCCGGAACGGGCGAGCCGTTCCACCTGAACGTCCGGGACATGGGCTCCTGTTCGACCCGGACGCCCTCCACCGGTACGCCCACCTCAAGTGACACATAGGAAACCAGCGAAGGAGTCGCACATGTCGCAAGCATTTGCTTCCTCGGGCGACACTGCCCCCAAGGTCGAGACGTTGGAGACCGTTGGCGACGGCATCTGGGCCCTCACCGCAGAAGGCGACCCGAACGTCGGCGCCATCGAGGGCGAGGACTTCCTCGTCGCGTTCGAGGCGCGTGCCACCCCGCTCATGGCACGGCGGTGGCTCGAGAAGCTGCGTGAGCACACGGACAAGCCGGTCAAGTACCTGGTGCTGTCCCATTATCACGCCGTGCGCGTGCTCGGGGCAGCGGCGTTCGACGCCGAGGAGATCGTGGCGTCCGCAGAGACCAAGCGGCTCATCGGCGAACGCGGGAAGGAGGACTGGGACGTCGAGTTCGGCCGTATGCCGCGGCTGTTCGACGGATATGAGGAGATCCCTGGGCTGACCTGGCCGACCAAGACGTTCGACCAGCACCTCAGCATCGATCTCGGCGGCACCCGGGGCACCGTGGAGCTGTCCTGGTTCGGCAACGGCCACACCTCCGGCGACATTGCCGCCTACGTCCCGTCGCAGAAAGTCCTGTTTGCGGGCGACCTCGTAGAGAACGGATCCGCCGTCTACACCGGCGACGCCTACCACCAGGACTGGATGACCGGAACCCTGGACAAGGTCGCGGAACTCGATGTCGAGGTGCTGGTCGGGGGCCGAGGGCACATCGCCCACACCAAGGACGAATCGCAGCGCGCGATCGAGCTCACCAGGGACTTCATCCGCCGAATGTTCACGGCCGTGGAGAAGGTGAAGAACGCCGGCAGCGACATCAAGGACGCTTACCTGGCGGCCCGTGCCGAACTGCTGCCGGACTACGGTGGAATGCCTGTGTTCGAACACGCGATGGTCTTCGATGTCCAGCGTGTCTGGGACGAACTCGATGGCAAGCGCCCCGCCATTTGGACCGTCGAGCGGGATCACGAAGTCTGGGACCGCCTCACCAAGTGATCACCGAGCTTCCTCAGCGTTGCCCCTCCACGGTGAGAACGGCTTTGGCGATCGGCGCTCGGCCGGGCAGGGCGGGTGAGAGCCGCAGCAGCCGGCCGCCCGGATCGGTGACCATCTGCACGTTCACCCGTGTCGACGGTGCTTGACGCCCCTCTGTTCCTCAAGCTGTGATCATCAGGAGCGCTGAAGTGTCAGGCTGCTGGTGGCGCGGGGGAGTAGTCGGCCCCTCCGTCGCTGACCCGGTGGCACTGGGCGAGCATGCCGCTCAGCAGGACGAAGTCCGCGTCGGCCTCGCACAGGACCTTCAGCAGACCCGGCGCACGTTCGGCGAGCAGGTGATGACCGCGCTGGTGTAGGCGTGGGCGGTGGACTCGCTGATCCCGAACCCGGCAGCGATCTTCGTTAGGATGGCGTGTTCGCACAGGTACATCAGCGTCACCACCGCGCGCTGAGACGGACGGACGGGTGACGACGAGCATGGCGACCCACTCCATGAGCGCATGGGGCAGGTCGAGTACGGCAGGACGGATGACCAACGAGGCCCCCGAACAGCATGGTTGAGACGTCAGACATCTCGACCAACAGCCCGGGGGCCTCGCTCGTTGCGCTTCGTGGACCGTCACCTGACCGGTGGCCAGCTCGAAGAAGCTCAGTCACGGAGCAGTGCTCCCGGCCGACGGCGGCTGCATCGCCTCCTGAGCTGCGCCAGCTCAGCCGCCAGGGCGGGCAGGTCCTCACAAATTGGAGTTGACGCTCCATAAATGCCGTGACAGGATCCCAGAATGGAGTGAATACTTCATTATCGGGTTCCTTTGCTTCGCGCCGGGCCCGCACACCCCCTCACTCCGCTGATACGAAAGGTCCCCTTGTGAACAGCACCCAGACGATCGCCGAGCAGGTCGTGACGTTCAAGGAGCACCTGGCCTCCCAGGCGCCCGCCGTG from Streptomyces sp. NBC_01478 includes the following:
- a CDS encoding homogentisate 1,2-dioxygenase; this translates as MFYRRLGEVPRRRHTQFCDAAGNLFFEEMQGEEGFTWNQSFLYHRNLPTVITDAEEVAYENREQVKNSPLLPRHILTHKLGVGDDPVTGRHLLMANTDLSVLYVAAVRSSGLYRNAVGDELCYIESGSAVLESSYGTMEVGDGDYVVIPTSTTHRWRLTSDELRLLVVECTGGGHIRPPKRFMSPLGQFLDGSPYNERDLRGPESLPAPAEGEADVLVRTRTGVTRYAYAYHPFDVVGWDGYNYPYALNIHDYMPSTGALHLPPPTYITFEGPRFVICSFVPRLFDYHPDAVKVPYAHSNVDSDEVLFYTGDFMSRAGTGISQGSISLHPAGYIHGPQPGSHEKSLALKSTDETAVMIDTFAPLMLGADVSGIEDPGYAWSWARGSGKAVKGDSFDVR
- a CDS encoding alpha/beta fold hydrolase; translation: MRELMTVPMGTETKATEIYSGVARMAGVLWCTRARATPGKTASTAVLVVHPSSNFLGHYALDAWARRGVDAIAMTTRYIGNDSSLLLENCLLDVAAVVAQLRREGYERVVLVGNSGGGGLVALYQEQAARATITASPGGSGPDLTQATLPPVDALVTLMAHPGRANLLVEMLDPSIVDESSPFERDADLDMFDKRNEPPYDREWLARYREAQRARNERLTDYALDQIARVRELSDGRVNDVPMVVHATCADPRNVDLTIDPSDREAGTLWGDAAVANLIPTTLGHFTSAQSWLSQWSLRTSNGNGPQRLARTDVPVHVIYGTADQACFPEHARQLFDAVPHGRKKISAIAGGKHYLNGQAELTETMADVLVGWIEDTL
- the trxB gene encoding thioredoxin-disulfide reductase, with translation MSGDSELHELIVVGSGPAGYSAAIYAARAQLKPLVFEGSVTSGGALMTTTEVENFPGFGDGIDGPTLMAQMRKQAERFGAHLVPDDAVGLQLTGPVKTVLDSSGRSHHARAVVLAMGSGYRHLGLTGEDRLSGRGVSWCATCDGFFFRGLEIAVVGGGDSALEEATFLTRFAEKVYVIHRRDGLRASKAMQERAFADPKLEFVWNSQVTEIVGDQRVEGVTLRDTVTAETRQLPVRGLFIAIGHDPRSALVRDQVDLDAAGYVRAAHPTTHTNLDGVFACGDLVDSRYRQAITAAGSGCAAALDAERYLSGLSTAPHSTTATA
- a CDS encoding MBL fold metallo-hydrolase codes for the protein MSQAFASSGDTAPKVETLETVGDGIWALTAEGDPNVGAIEGEDFLVAFEARATPLMARRWLEKLREHTDKPVKYLVLSHYHAVRVLGAAAFDAEEIVASAETKRLIGERGKEDWDVEFGRMPRLFDGYEEIPGLTWPTKTFDQHLSIDLGGTRGTVELSWFGNGHTSGDIAAYVPSQKVLFAGDLVENGSAVYTGDAYHQDWMTGTLDKVAELDVEVLVGGRGHIAHTKDESQRAIELTRDFIRRMFTAVEKVKNAGSDIKDAYLAARAELLPDYGGMPVFEHAMVFDVQRVWDELDGKRPAIWTVERDHEVWDRLTK
- a CDS encoding mandelate racemase/muconate lactonizing enzyme family protein; the encoded protein is MSLIGTIETSWHKIPLGGGRGGSGATEVDLILVTVTDDDGATGLGFTFGLTGGAGAVRHLIDNDLTALVLGTPLDHWPATWEAVWSRTHRLGRGHALPALSALDLAIHDLEAKRRGLPLYRHLGVHADTVEIYGSGRATHQMDVAQLIEGTQRYVEEGLRAVKLRAGALGVEEDVARIAAVRAAVGDGVRLMVDCNERLDLPTALWFSRRLAELDVYWLEEPLRSDDIDGHRRLAEQTGLPIAVGEHLLGRFEFAQYLQQGAATILQPDPPLCGGVTEWRRISAIAEAGSAFLSPHFLPELNIHLAASVPNCPYVEHFPLIDDVLLETIEIRNGRAVPPERPGHGLLFDPDALHRYAHLK
- a CDS encoding HD domain-containing protein; the encoded protein is MNDPLVVPTGDIPDAALAILHETVDRQIAEHSLRSFYFARLTAQQEDLLSDAAYDEGLLFAATVMHDLGLGMLAEGNARFEVEGADLAAKLLAEHGVPDGDISRVWEAIALHSSLGLADRMGLLTYLTHKGVFTDGGRFTELSPELQEPVRLAYPRSPDDHSLQAAIVKHARKSPKAAPPFSIAAELLRQAGG